The window CATTCCTGATGGCTCAATTTTTTCTAGAAGAGTGAAAAGTGGCGGTTGCCCTTGCCAGGATGAGCAAAACAAAGCGGTGTGTCGCCAATAGCCAGAAAGGCGCGATTATGTTGTCTTGGCAGCGCCCAAGGTAAAGACTCGCCTATTATCACGCTCTATCAACTGGGGCGCGGTAACATTCTTCACTCTTGCTGACTTGTGGGAGACGAATCGCCATGATGATTTCCTCGGATGGGCACAGGGGCACTGCCCTCGTCAACAGTTTGGCGACAGATACCTGGGTCAAAGCTAGCTGGGAAGAGTTTATTGCTCTGGCGGGAGATCCTGCTTATCTCGATGGCAGGTTTTATTACCATCAAGGACTCTTAAGAATTGAGATGTCGCCCCTTGGCCCTCGACATGGCCGTCAAAATTCGATTATTTCCAAGGCGGTTAGTCTTTTTGCCACCATTAAGAATGTGCGGATTGTTGAGTTTGCGAATACTAGTTTTCGGAAGGCCGGTATTGGTGAATTTCAACCCGATTTGGCATTCTATATTGGTTCGGGTTTGAGAGTGCCACCGCAAACGGATGCCCCCATCGATTTGGAAGAGTATGACCCCCCGACATTGGTTGTGGAACTTGGTAGCATTTCGGTTAGTGATGATTTGGGACGGAAGCGCTTATTGTATGAACAGTCGGGGGTTGAGGAATATTGGGTGAATGATTTGAATGTGGAGGAAGTGATTGCGTTTGCGATCGCAGATGGGCGCAGTGGTCGAGTGAGCAAGTCTCTGGTGCTGCCGGAATTAGCGATCGCATTGGTGGAGGAAGCGATCAAACGCAGTCACCTTGAGGATGATACCAAGATTAATCTTTGGCTGCTTAAGACTTTTAGCCAAGGGTAAGGGATTGAGTACTTAATCGTACAATTGCTTAACTCATTCCGCTTGACAAATTGCGCGAATTAACACTCAGAAATTGTTGGAGAACCTCGAAGCGATTACGGCAATCAGAGCGAGTAAACCTAGCGCCCTACGAAAGTAGTTAACGCCCTCGAATAGCTCCTGCCACGCCCAAGTAAACAACGAGCCAAACGCTATTGCATCTATAGCTGTATGAATGTTGCCACTTCTCACCATTAAGCTGAGTACAGTTGCTGTAATCCCAACCAAAATCGGCAAATTTGGCGGTTGAGCAATAACAATATTGCCCTCGCTGTCTCGAAAAGTTTTGTCGAATAAGCTATTTTCCATGAATAAGAGTTTACTTGGCTCTCTTAAGCTCAACTCTCACCCCTTAGTCGTAAATTCTTGAAAAACTGCCTCGCCTCTCACATCACCTTAACTGTTGTTAAAGGCAGTCAGGTTTTTCTCTTTTTGAGACTCTAAAAATCCCCAAAAATTACCCTAACTATGACCACTCTACTGACTTTTTCAGGTAGGTTATCGCATCTTACAAGCTGTTGCCAATTAAGACGAAGGGTGCCCAGTAGTAAGGATGAGAAAAACCAGAAGAGGTGCTAGCAGTGGAGGGAGTGGGCGAACCCGGTCGGGCTTCAAGAACAAGACCCCTTTGTTCAGGATTGTCAGATATTGAGGCATTACCGCGCAAGAGACTCAGTTGAGCTTGCCGTAAGGCTTGAGCTTTCGTGATGGGAGCAGTTGCTTGTGCTGTGGCTAAGTTGCCGTAGAAATTTTGCATCAATTGGCGCGTGCTGTCATCGTTCACTTTCCACAGGGAAGCCATCACCGCCTTCGCGCCAGAGTTGAGAAAGTAGTAACTGATGCCATTGATTTCGGTACCATCCTGTCCTGTCCCAGCGAGTGCGGTTTCACAAGCGGACAGTACCACGAGAGAGACATTACTCAAATCTTGCAGTGTGGCAATCTTGGGAATGGCTAATTTCTCACCTGTGCCTAACAAGAGATAGGAAGCATCTGGGCTACCTGGCACAAATTCGCCGTGAGTTGCAATGTGTAACAACTGATGACCCAATAGATTATCTCGCAGCGATCGCCAATCAAAGTCCTGGTTGAGGAATTCTAGACCAGGATAAATGCCCTTTGTGTCGTTGGGTTGTTTGCGGACGATCGCATCGAGTTCGGCGGGGACATTGGGCAGGGGATTGAAGCCGGAAACGGGGTTAGAGAGTCCTAGGGCTAGAACTGAGGTGTTTTGGGTTCCGGGTGGGATGCGATCGCTCGTATTCGTCAAGTCAGCCGATACTATCGTAGACACGGCATAATTTTCAATCAGGTATTTCTCTCCATCAAACAAGGCACTCATGGGAATGTAGCGGGTTGCCCGATCTAGAGAGAAGACTAAATTTTGAATCTTGTTTTCCTTCAGTTCCGGTTCAATGGGTTTAATCAGCCACTCGTAAAGTTGTTTTCCGGTCGCCTGAAGTTCGGCAATGTTAGAACTGGGAGTCTCTAGAAGTTGGCGGAATTTCAAAACTGTTTCTGCTAGCTGCTTTTGTCCGACTTTGGGAACTTCAACGGTTTTAACAATGCCTCCTTTGGACGCCCACAGTAGCCAGATTTTGTCCTCCACTACCAAGGGATAAATCAAAATAGTACCGGGTTGGGAATCAACGATTTCTTTGGCTTTTAATCCTAGTTTTTTCGGGTCGAGGAAGGAATCATCTTGAGCTCTGCGCTCGCGTACTTCTTGTTCAATACTCTGAATTTTCTGATTATACTGCTGTGTTAAGGTTTCTCGCTGGTCTAGCAGTTGACTGAGTTGGTTGCAACGGATTTGCTGACATTCATAAACTCGTTGACCAAACGCAATTAAGGTACCATTTTCTTGTTTGATCTGTTCTTCAGTTGGAGACAATGCGATTTCGGGAGTTTTCCCTCTTGTGTTGGTAAAGTCTCGGATTTCCTGCACCTTCAACAGTTCCAACACATCTTGAGCTTCTAAAATACGTCCTTGAGAGAGCAACAAATCGGCTAATTCGCGATATGCATCAGCAGTTGTTTCTCCTTTGCGACCCGAGTACAGGAATGAGGTTTGTAACTGCGGGGGAAGTCCTTGAATTTTTTGCCGCACCTGCTCCACACTACTGACGGCTTGTTTGTAGTAGGCTATAGCGGTCGTCGGCATATTCAACTGGCGATAAATCCGAGCTAAACCCGTGCGAACACCAGCACCACTGCCTGGAAGTTCTGGGGTGGGATTGGTTGCCAGTGCAGATTGGTAGAAAGAGATTGCCTGCTGTAGCTGTCCTGACTTGCGATAAAGATAGCCCAGTTGCCATAAGGCAAAAAATTCAGAGCTTCGGCTTTTCAGGCTTCTAGCAATAGTCAAAGCTTCCTCAGTGGCAGCAATTGCTTTGGGATAGTCCTGCAAGCCAGCATAACCACCACTGAGAATTAGCAGCGCAGCATTTTTCATCACTGGACTTTTGCTAGCCTCGAATGCCACAGAGGCTTGTTGCGCGAGTTCAATGGTTTTTTGAGCATTGCCTTGGTTGTCGTAAATGTTGCCTAGCGACAGCAAGGTAATCCCTTCCATGAGCTGACTCTGCGTTTGCTTGGCGATCGCTAAAGCTTGCTTGTAAAACGAGATGGCTTTGGGATAGTCTCCCAGGCTGTTGTAAATACCGCCTAGATTCCACAGCGCCGTTAATTCTGCCATTGGATTGTTGATTTCTCGGGCAATGGCTAAACTTTGTTCGGCTGTCTCAATGGCTTTGGGATATTCCCTGAGTTTTTGGTAAGACGAACTCAAATAAGCGAGTGCAAAGGATTCTAGGAAACGGTTTTTGGCTTCCCGTGCTATTGTTAATCCCTGTTGCTCCAACTCAAACGCTTGGCGATAATCCTCCCGCCTTGCTTCATAAGCAGTGCCCAACAAGACTAAGGAAAACGCTTCTAAATCGCGATTTTTAAAGGTTTGTCCGTTAATAGAGTGTTCGCCGCGTGCAATGGCTAAAGATTGCTGACTCAAATCCAGCCCTTTCTCAAAGTCCCCTTGCATCGTGTAAGCCGCAGCAAGATTCCCTAACGACCAACCCTCGCGTTCAAGGTCTTGTGTTTCCCGCGCAATTACCAAGGCTTGCTGAGAGAATTCTATCCCTTTCGGCACGTTCCCAATATAGTTGTAAGCGGTACCAATACTCCAAAGAGCCTCTCCCTCAGCTTTGCGATTTTTGGTTTCTCGTGCAATGACTAAGGCTTGCTGAAAGTATTCAATGCTTTGCGGCCAATTGCCCAAAGTATCGCTATAACTCCCTCCCACCATCATCAGAGTGCTTCTTTCCAACTCTCTATCTTTACTTTCTCGTGCAACTTGGAGGGATTGTTTATAGTAGGCAATGGCTTTTGGGTCATCTTTTAGCTCGTAAAATGTATCACCTAGATTAGCGAGAATTTTTGTTTGAGTTTTCCAGTCTTTAAGCTCCTGTGCGATAACAAGTGCAGGTTGAAAGTAATCAATTGCTTTTTGGTAGTTCTTCAATTTATTGTTAGCCAGACCGAGATTTCTCAACGCGGTAAGTTGATACGGACGATTCTTAATGTCTTGAGCAATCACTAAACTTTGCTGGAAGTATTCAATTGACTTGGCGTATTCTTCTAAGGAATCATGATAAACCGTTCCTATACGATTCAGGGTGTCAGATTCCTCTTCGCGCTTTTTGGTTTCTCGCGCTACAGCTACCGCTTGCTGATAGTACTCGATGGCTTTTGGGTAGTTCTGCAAATTCTTGTTAGCCAAACCGAGGTTGAGCAGAGCATTGAGTTGAGATGGACGATTCTTAATGTCTTGAGCAATCACTAAACTTTGCTGGAAGTATTCAATTGATTTTGGGTAGTCTTTTAAGGAATCATGATAAACCGTCCCTATCGTATTTAGAGTGTCAGATTCTTCTTCACGCTTTTGAGTTTCTCGCGCTACAGCTATCGCTTGCTGATAGTAATCAATTGCTTTTGGATAATCTTGTAGAGAATTGTAAGCTTTAGCTAGACCGTAAACTAGAATGCTCAATTCACTTTCGCGGTCTTTAAGTTCCCGTGCAATGACTAGCGCTTGTTGAGAGGCTGCAATTGCTTTTGAATAGTCTTTCTGGGAATTATAAGTGTCCAATAT of the Allocoleopsis franciscana PCC 7113 genome contains:
- a CDS encoding tetratricopeptide repeat protein — translated: MYLWLKSLSLFTITAFLCLVSPLGFASTTPVLLIAQAQAPATQSRKAEADKLVEQGTKQLNEDNEAALQSFQQALTIYREIKDRLGEGKALQGMGSAHAFLDNHEKGIEFSQQSLGIAREIKDRELEGKSLSILGVAYKGLNEFTKALDYQQQALVIAQEIKNSDLESNALRRIGHVYSAQENYPKAINSYQQSLTVAQENKNNKLATYALRSLGDVYYSLKNYQKAIDYGKQTLKIARKTKDRDLESSMLQGIGDIYHDSLKQDQQALDYYQQALSISREIKNRDREKSLLFSLAQVYKSQKDEQQAIDYHRQAVLINLENQKLNCESNNSYALGAAYEYLIEDYPKALSYYQQALEIARKANKHDCELSALKGILDTYNSQKDYSKAIAASQQALVIARELKDRESELSILVYGLAKAYNSLQDYPKAIDYYQQAIAVARETQKREEESDTLNTIGTVYHDSLKDYPKSIEYFQQSLVIAQDIKNRPSQLNALLNLGLANKNLQNYPKAIEYYQQAVAVARETKKREEESDTLNRIGTVYHDSLEEYAKSIEYFQQSLVIAQDIKNRPYQLTALRNLGLANNKLKNYQKAIDYFQPALVIAQELKDWKTQTKILANLGDTFYELKDDPKAIAYYKQSLQVARESKDRELERSTLMMVGGSYSDTLGNWPQSIEYFQQALVIARETKNRKAEGEALWSIGTAYNYIGNVPKGIEFSQQALVIARETQDLEREGWSLGNLAAAYTMQGDFEKGLDLSQQSLAIARGEHSINGQTFKNRDLEAFSLVLLGTAYEARREDYRQAFELEQQGLTIAREAKNRFLESFALAYLSSSYQKLREYPKAIETAEQSLAIAREINNPMAELTALWNLGGIYNSLGDYPKAISFYKQALAIAKQTQSQLMEGITLLSLGNIYDNQGNAQKTIELAQQASVAFEASKSPVMKNAALLILSGGYAGLQDYPKAIAATEEALTIARSLKSRSSEFFALWQLGYLYRKSGQLQQAISFYQSALATNPTPELPGSGAGVRTGLARIYRQLNMPTTAIAYYKQAVSSVEQVRQKIQGLPPQLQTSFLYSGRKGETTADAYRELADLLLSQGRILEAQDVLELLKVQEIRDFTNTRGKTPEIALSPTEEQIKQENGTLIAFGQRVYECQQIRCNQLSQLLDQRETLTQQYNQKIQSIEQEVRERRAQDDSFLDPKKLGLKAKEIVDSQPGTILIYPLVVEDKIWLLWASKGGIVKTVEVPKVGQKQLAETVLKFRQLLETPSSNIAELQATGKQLYEWLIKPIEPELKENKIQNLVFSLDRATRYIPMSALFDGEKYLIENYAVSTIVSADLTNTSDRIPPGTQNTSVLALGLSNPVSGFNPLPNVPAELDAIVRKQPNDTKGIYPGLEFLNQDFDWRSLRDNLLGHQLLHIATHGEFVPGSPDASYLLLGTGEKLAIPKIATLQDLSNVSLVVLSACETALAGTGQDGTEINGISYYFLNSGAKAVMASLWKVNDDSTRQLMQNFYGNLATAQATAPITKAQALRQAQLSLLRGNASISDNPEQRGLVLEARPGSPTPSTASTSSGFSHPYYWAPFVLIGNSL
- a CDS encoding Uma2 family endonuclease — protein: MMISSDGHRGTALVNSLATDTWVKASWEEFIALAGDPAYLDGRFYYHQGLLRIEMSPLGPRHGRQNSIISKAVSLFATIKNVRIVEFANTSFRKAGIGEFQPDLAFYIGSGLRVPPQTDAPIDLEEYDPPTLVVELGSISVSDDLGRKRLLYEQSGVEEYWVNDLNVEEVIAFAIADGRSGRVSKSLVLPELAIALVEEAIKRSHLEDDTKINLWLLKTFSQG